The genomic window CCACCAATACTGTTATCGAGAATTTTTATCAAAAACAAAGGCCCCGCTTTTTCCACCCGATTTTTTCACCAGATGAATATCGCTGATTACCATCCCCTTATCTGCAGCCTTGCACATATCGTATATCGTAATAGCACAGACGGCAGCCGCAGTAATTGCCTCCATCTCCACTCCGGTCTTTCCGGTCACCCTCACCTCTGACAGCACATCAATTTCATTTACCGAATTGTTCGTGTAGTCAATTTTCACGCTCGTCAGGTTGAGCGGATGACACATCGGAATCAGGGTGCAGGTCTGCTTTGCAGCCATAATACCTGCAACTCTTGCCACCTCCAGCACGTCCCCTTTCTGCACCTTTTTATCCATAATAAGCCGAAAGGTCTCAGGTTTCATCACAATCTTTGCATGGGCGACGGCAACCCTGTCCGTAATTTCTTTATTGCTGACATCCACCATGCGGGACGCGCCCTGCTCATCAAAATGGGTTAACGGTGTCATGGCCTAATATTTTCCTCCTCTTTTATTTTTATCATCATAAAACAAACTAAAGATTTTTCAAGATATAAAAATTCTTTGCCCCTGACAACTGAGTTTTCCAAGAAAAACAACGGTTTAAAATTATTGACAAAGAGAGGCCAGATAGGTAACATTGAACTTTCTCTGTCTGAAAAATTTTTCATTATGTTGTGATAGTATGCAGTTTGGAACCGTCTGTATCATTGGCCCGGGACTCATTGGTGGCTCCGTTGGGCTGGGATTGAAAAAGAGAGATCTGGCAAAGGCCGTCATTGGGGTAGGCCACAAGGCCTCTTCCATCGAAAATGCCTTGAAGATGCAGGCCATCGACAGCGGCACCTTAGATATTGACTCGGCGGTGAAAGACGCTGATATTGTCATACTCGCCACAGCGGTGGATAAAATTATTGATACGGCAACAAGGGTCATTCCTCTTATGAAAGGCAATGCCATCCTTACCGATGTGGGCAGCACAAAAAATGAGATCGTGAAACAAATAACCCGTACTTTGAGAGAAGACATTGCGTTTGTCGGTTCACATCCTATTGCAGGATCAGAACAAAGGGGCGTTGAATACGCATCATCTGACCTTTTTGCAGGCTGCAACTGTATCCTAACGCCGCCCAGCAGGCATGCAAAGGGAGTAGAGACCATTGCTTCTCTGTGGCAACTTTTAGGGGCGAGAATTATCTATCTAAGCCCGGAACAGCATGACGAAATACTTGCATACGTGAGTCACCTCCCACACCTCATTGCCTCGTGCCTGGTAAACTCCATCAAGCAGGAACATCTTGTGTATGCCGCCAGTGGATTAAGAGATACCACAAGGGTCGCTTCTGGTGACCCGGAGCTATGGATAAATATCTTTGATCAAAATCGTGAAAATGTTATACGATCCATTGATCAACTTATGGCTGAACTTACCGGATTTAGAAATGACCTGGTAAAGAGAAACGATGCTTCACTCCTTGATAGATTAACAAAAGCAAAGGTGTCACGTGACAGCGTATTTCATAATAACTCGAAAAATCAGGGTATGAATAAATAGATCCTATGTACTCAAGAATTGAAGTGTTTTTTAAGGACGCATTCCCCGATCCTTTGGGGAACACCATACGATCGGAAATCGAGGCGTTTGGTTTTCAGGGAATTACCAACGTTAGGGTCTGCCAGGTTTATATCCTCTTTGGAAAGGTAAGGAAAAATGACCTGGACACCATTGCTCAAAAACTCCTGACGGATACGATCACGCAACATTATGAATGCAATCCTGCCATATTTACCAAGATAGGAGCGAACGGCCGTTCACCCCTGCATATTGTCGAAATCAGCCGCAAGCCAGGCGTCATGGACCCCGTTGAACAATCGGTTTTGAAGGCGATTCGTGATATGGGAATAGACGTTGAAGGCGCTAAAACTGCCCAAAAGTATCTCATCGATGGGAATATATCTGATGAGGCAATCCACAATATAGCAACCAGAATCCTTGCAAACACCAAGATAGAAGATGTCTTTGTCTATCCTGAGACACCCAATTACAACCACGGCACTCTTCAGTACACCCTGAAAAAACTGACTGTACCGCTATTACAAGCAGACGACAAACAATTGGAAGAGATAAGCATTCGCGGCCAGTTGTCCTTAAATATACCTGAGATGCAATCGATCCAAAGATACTACCAGTCTCTGAAACGAGAACCCACCGACGTTGAGCTGGAAACCATTGCGCAGACCTGGTCTGAACACTGCTTCCATAAAACCTTCAAAGGGATTATCGATTTCAACGGAAATACGATCGACAACCTTCTGCAACATACCATCATGAAGGCAACCAAAGAACTGAATAAACCCTGGTGTGTATCGGTATTTAAAGACAACGCAGGGATTATTGATTTTGATAACACCTATAACGTCTGTTTTAAGGTGGAGACACACAACCACCCATCAGCTATCGAGCCTTACGGGGGAGCCAACACCGGTATTGGCGGAGTGATCAGGGATATTATGGGCACAGGATTGGGGGGAAAACCCATCCTCAATACCGATGTGTTTTGCTTTGGTATTCCAGACACCCCGGCGGATAAAATCCCCAAAGGCGTTCTGCATCCAAAGAGGATTTTCAAGGGTGTTATTGCCGGTGTCAGGGATTATGGCAACCGTATGGGCATCCCCACTGCCAACGGCGCTATCTTCTTTGATGAACGATACCTTGGCAACCCTATCGTTTTTTGCGGCACGGTAGGTCTTATTCCCAAAAATATGTGTCAGAAAGAGGCCCACCCCCATGACCTCATTGTGGTTGCCGGTGGCAGAACGGGACGGGACGGCATACACGGGGCAACATTCTCTTCGGCAGAACTACATGAGCAATCCGAACAGATGTCCGGCGGTGCCGTACAGATCGGCAATGCCATAGCGGAGAAGGCCTTGCTGGACGTGCTTTTACAGGCCCGCGACAAGGATCTGTACCATTGCATCACCGATTGCGGAGCCGGCGGGCTGTCTTCTGCGGTAGGTGAGATGGGCCAAGACCTCGGCGCCATGGTCAATCTGGAAAAGGTGCCTCTCAAATACGAGGGGCTTTCCTACACTGAAATCTGGATCTCTGAGGCACAGGAACGCATGGTACTCGCCGTTCCACCGGAAAGCGAGCATGAAATCCTTGAACTATTTAAATCAGAAAACGTTGAGGCCACCGTTATCGGAAGATTCACCAACGATAAAATACTCCGCCTCTTTTACCATTCCCACCTGGTTGGTGAGATAGGAATGGACTTTCTCCATAAAGGCATACCCAGGCTGGAACGCAAGGCCACATGGCATAAACCCTTGCTTGAGGAGCCGGCGCTGCCGGAAAAAGAAGATTTTGGAACCGATTTAAAAAAGATCCTTTCTTCATGGAACGTCTGCAGCAAGGAATGGGTAATACGCCAATACGACCATGAGGTGCAGGGCGGAAGTGTACTAAAACCGCTTCATGGCTTACACAATGATGGGCCAGGTGATGCCTGTATGATTACACCCGTATTGGGGTCCACAAAAGGCATTATTGTATCCAATGGCATGAACCCACGATACGGTGATATCGACCCGTATCACATGGCTGCCTCCGCCATTGATGAGGCGCTGCGGCAGATCATAGCCGTTGGTGGAAATTTAGGGCAGGTTGCACTCTTAGACAACTTCTGCTGGGGTAACACCAACAAGCCTGACCGTCTTGGCAGCCTCGTGAGGGCTGCACAGGCATGTTACGACATTGCCATCACATACGGAACTCCATTTATATCCGGGAAAGACAGTCTGAACAACGAATTCGTCACGGATAAAGAGACGATTGTGATCCCCCCAACCTTGCTCATCTCTGCTGTTTCGGTAATAGAAGACGTACGGAACGCCGTATCCATGGATATCAAAGAACCAGGAAACCTGGTCTATATTATAGGGATCACTCGTCCGGAGCTCGGTGGTTCGCATTATTACCACATCCACGGATATAAGGGAAATAACGTCCCAAAGGTTGATGCCGTCTTAGGGAAAAATGTTATGCATGCCGTATCGCAGGCAACATCACAGAGGATTATCAGGTCGTGCCATGACTGCTCCGAAGGCGGCCTTGCTGTTGCTGCAGCAGAAATGGCATTTGCAGGAGGCTATGGCATGTCGCTTAACCTTTCTGGCGTAGTCACAGAAGGACCAGTTCATAGGAATGATACCATTCTCTTTTCTGAATCAAACAGCCGATTTATCGTTGAGGTCCGCCCCGAACATCAGAAACAATTTGAGACGTTAATGAAAGACATTCCATGTGGGCTGTTGGGAAAGGTTACATCAGAACCACTTCTTAAAATCTATGGCTTAACCAACAAACTCATTGTTAGCGAGAACATTTACGATCTGAAAGATGCGTGGCAAGCGCCACTGAGATGGTGAGTAGTGTTTTACAAAAAATATTTTTATCATTACCTGGCTTATCAAGTAATACAAGGCTTACAAGCCAATTTTGAGTGGCACATACTTTTTAAAAATACACGAGCAGTTACTTCTGAGTTTTTTGACTTACTAACCCGAACTCAATCAAGTAAAGAATCCACCCGCGGAGCAGGTGGCTTTGGGTTAACCCCTAAAAGGGGATAAGTTTGCCATTTGTACTCATTACGCAAACTGTAAGTAATTCCCGTGGTGTGCAGAACTAACTGCGATTCGTTTTCATGCAACCAAAATGCTTCTTTGAGATATGAGCGGTAAGCCTATTTGTATTTTCAACGTTTTATACTCAAAATTGAACATCTCTTGGGGAAAATACCGGCATGGCGAAAACCAGTTCCGTCATACTTATCGAAGGGGATAGCTGGCATAGCCGTTGTTCTCTGACCACGCCCACAGGACGTGGTTTTCTACATTATTAATAAAAAAATGGTAACACTTTAGTTTTTTGAAAAATTACAATAATAACGATATTACCGCATGGTGTAGGGGCGAAGCATTTGCCATAAATTGGTATAAATGTATTCATACCCCAAGCTGGCAAATGCTTCGCCCCTACTTTTTCAAAAAACTAAAGTGTTACAAAAAATGATAGTACCTTGTGAGAACCGCTGAGTCATTGAAACGATGTTGGAGTTCACAAAGATGTTAATAGTCGTTTCCGATTTGTAATGTCGTCAGAAAAATATCGCTAGATGCCGGTATTTTCAGCAACGGCACAATGGCATTGAGCATCCGTAGTTGTCCTCCCTGCCCGAAGCTTACTCTACTTTGACTCCTGAACCACGAAATCATCAAAAAAAGTATATGAATCAGCCTTTGTCCAAAGACCCACACCTCCCTGATCAAAGGTGTCATCCGCAACTTCTATTACTTTTGCGTTATTAAAAAAGCACTGCACCTTGTCTCCCTTATAAACTACTTTTAAAAGGTGCCATTCATTTGATTTCACCTTCAGGTCTTTACCGCCAATTTGCCTGCGGTTTCCATCGACTACCTTGTATAATCTGACGTTATTTTCCTTAGCGTTGGCCCTGAGCACATAATAGTTATTACTGTCTTTATACCGAAAGACTAACCCGCCGGACTGATCTACATCCCCACTGATAGCCCTGAACTTAACAAACGCCATGGCGTCTTTATAAGATACTCCATCCATTATCAACAAGGAAAACCGGTAATCGGTACCATCCAATTTGGTTTGCACGACTACATTATCCGCAGAAGGGGCATGTTCAATCTTTTTAACTACCCAGTGTCCCGGCTCCCCCTTTCCTGTAAAGGCATTTTGAAAACCACGAGGCAGGTCACCGTCTTTGTCGTCGTCGAAGTAATGCTCCTTTCTTTCTCCCAGGATTTCAGAACCGGTAATCTTTTGTCCCTGCTGTGCATGAGCATAACTTCCTATGAACGAACTCATACAACAAATTATTGTGGCAATAAAAAGTTTTTTCATAAACCGACCTCACCTTATTGAAAATGATATAAAAAACCGATACGGACAAGGGTGTAGACTGAATACACATGCGATTCACATCCGACCTGGAAAACTTTCACATCGTCAGATCTTGCATCGTGCCTGAAAATTTAACAAACCACCAGCACAAAGAATATCAACCTCACGAGGGGTTAACGCATGGTTTACTCCAAATTTTTTATTTTTGGTCAGGTCATTGATAACCAGTGCACCACCAGATTTTAATTTATTTTTTATCTCTGGCAACTCGATGTTATCCCCCTGATCAATTACATCATAGTCATTTTCATTCTCAAAGGTTAGCGGAAGGATTCCAAAATTTATCAGATTCGCCCGGTGGATTCTGGCAAACGACTTGGCAATTACTGCTTTTACTCCTAAATACATTGGCGCCAGGGCGGCGTGTTCTCTGCTAGAACCTTGTCCATAGTTTACTCCCCCAATGAGGAACCCCCCTCCCTTTTCTTTTGCACGCTTTACAAACTCCTTATCCACCTTCTCAAATACAAACTCCGAGATGGCGGGAATGTTCGACCGTAGTGGCAAAACCTTTGCGCCAGCCGGCATGATATGGTCAGTGGTAATATTATCACCTACCTTTAAAAGAACAGTACCTGTTAAGGTATCAGGTATAGGTTCCTTTTTTGGCAGAGGCTTTATATTAGGGCCTCTCCTGATGACTACCTCTTCCGGTTTCGGCGAAGGGGGAATAATCATCGTATCATCAATGGTAAATCCCTTTGGATATTTCACAAATATCGGCTCTCTAAATTCCCTGGGGTCACTAATAACACCATTTACTGCCGTGGCGATAGCCGTTTCCGGGCTAACCAGGTATACCTGCGCATCGGCCGTTCCGCTTCGCCCCTCAAAGTTTCTGTTAAATGATCTTACGGAAACGCCTCCGGACGGGGGCGCTTGCCCCATTCCGATACAAGGGCCGCAGGCAACTTCAATCACCCGTGCACCTGCGCAAATCATATCTGTTAGTGCACCATTTTTTGCTATCATCTCCAATACCTGTCTTGAACCGGGAGAAATGGTAAGACTTACCTCCGGATGCACCTTTCGTCCTTTTAGCATTGCCGCTGCCACCATCAGGTCATGGTATGATGAGTTTGTACAACTTCCAATGCAAACTTGCTCAACTTTTTTTCCCTTCACCTCACTAACCCTGCAAACATTATCGGGGCTATGGGGTCTGGCAATTAACGGTTCTAATGCAGAAAGATCAATCTCTATAATTTCATCGTACTGAGCACCGGCGTCAGCCTTCAACGGTTTCCAAACATCCGCCCTCCCTTGCATCTTGAGATACTTTTTTGTCTGGGCATCACTTGGAAAAATCGAGGTAAGCGCCCCCAGTTCCGCCCCCATATTAGTAATAGTAGCGCGTTCTGTCACGGTAAGACGCTTTACACCGTCACCTCCATATTCAAATACTTTACCGACGCCTCCTTTTACCGTTACCCTTCTTAGTAATTCTAAAATTACGTCCTTTGCCGTTACCCAGGGTTGCAACACTCCACTGAGTTTCACCAGCACTACCTTTGGCATGGACACGTAAAATGGTCCACCGGCCATAGCAACAGCGATATCGAGACCACCTGCACCAATAGCTATCATACCTAAGCCACCACACGTCGGGGTATGACTATCGGAACCCAACAAGGTTTCTCCTGGTACGGCGAATCGTTCAAGGTGCACCTGATGACAGATGCCATTGCCGGGTTTGGAGAAATAAATACCGTATTTTTCTGCTATGCTCTGAAGAAACAGATGATCATCAAAATTTTCAAAACCTGTCTGGAGCATATTGTGGTCAACATAACTTACCGATAGTTTCGTCCTGACCTTTAGTATGTCCATGGCTTCAAACTGAAGATAAGCCATAGTCCCAGTAGCATCCTGTGTAAGGGTTTGATCAATAGTAAAAGCGATCTCCTCACCGCTTTTTAGTTTACCGGATACAAGATGTGAGCTGAAAATTTTTTGTACCAGATTTTTTCCCATTTTTGCCCTTTCACTGGTAAATTGCCGTAGCTGCTGTCAGACAATTAACTTTTACACAATAATTAATTTTTAAGTTTATCACCAGAACTGAGTAGAAAATGAAAAAAAATCCCACCGCTTTGAGACGGTGGGATTTATGTTAAGGCATTCTACTGCTCTTTCAAATCAAATTGATTCTATTGGTGTACTAGCTGAGGTTTTAGGTACCCATAACCTCCAAAAAGTAATACGTCAATTTCTTTTGGTATAAAACTTTTACTAAAATTATGCGATTTATTCGGGCCGTGACACGACTGACATGTCACCAAATCCTTAGAAATCAAACCCTGTTGACGCAACTCCATAACCTTACCAAAAATCGACCCCTTGGCTATATTTAACTGAGCATGTTCTGGTCCGCCAATGTGGCATTTTTCGCAGGCATCGGATGCCCTTGCCTCAGTTACCGAGAATTTGTGACTTGGATGACAGGCATCACAACTGCCGCCAACTCTATCAAAATCGTAGCTCAGACTTAACTTATGACACCCCTTGCAATCTTTAATATGCAACAATCTTGTACTAATCACATCGAACTTACTGGTAACGGCAACAGGGTGGCCTTGGAGATGCTTGCTTTCACGGAAATCAAGGTACTGATTCTGATGGCACTCACCACAGGTACTTGCAGAAACATGACCACGTTTCTTTGCAATTAACCGATGGTCGTTTCCGTGACACGTGACACACGTCACACCCTTCACCGCGTGAACACCTTTTGTCCATTCCTTCACAACATCAGGAGTGGCCATCTTATGGCAAGCCAGACAGTCAACCTCTTCGTAGGTACCATATGGTTTGATCTTCCTTGCTGCATAAGCCTTAAACAAATCGCCCGGCATGTGTGGATGAACCACACCAAGATGGCAATCTGTGCAGGTCAATTTTTCAAGCGCTACACCATTGTAAACTTCAGTGCGATGTTTATTGCTTTTTAAGACATATTCAATATGGGATTTGTCTTTTGTAAAACCTTCTGAATGGCAGCGGATACAGTTCCCATTTAAAATTTCCAAACTGTCTTCGGCTATTTCAATGAATGCACCATCGCTATATGCCTGGAATGAATGCATCAAAGAATCATGCGTTCCATCGCTGAGTTTTGCGTGGGCATAGCCTTTGAGCCCTGGACCAACATGACAAGCGTGACAATTTTCGACATGTTCATTATGATGTTTTGATGCCTTAAAAGAATCATAATGGATTTTCATTTCATGGCAACTAGCGCAAAACTCACTTTTTTCTGAATAATGATATACCTTATGAATCGTAACGAAAAAAACTGCTAGCGCAATTATAGCAAAAAAGCCTACAAGCTTTTTTCTTTTCTGAATAAATTCTAACACCTGCTTCAACCGCTCCATACACTCCTCCTAAATTTCTTTTGACGGCAGTTAACCTTCATTATGTATCTCAGATATTTAATTAATAATTCTAGTATATAGACACGTTAGTTACGACTCATGACAGCGGTAGCAATTATACCATTATTACACTATAAATGACATCTACATGTTTTCGTTATTAATGTGTTATTGTACTAGAATATCAACCCTTTTCCTAATGCAAAACATTAACTAGCTATATTCAACAAATTTAGAATAAAATAAAGCTCTGAAATCCTACCATAAAATTTTTACATGTTCAAGTTATTTTTTAATTGGTCACGAATTCTCTTTCTTGGAAAAAGAAATCATGTCTCCATAAAAACAGTTTCCCACATATTAATCGTCTCATAATAGAACACACATTAAGCTGTCCGTTTAGTGCTTCAATATTGGAGGATGGCGTGCCTTGAAGTATGGGATACCTAAGTGGTTGAAAATATCACCTCTGCGAGCCGAAATCCAAGCTGTATGAGATGGTGACGGACGACTGGCTCTCACAGGTCTGTCTTTGAAGTCGTCAGCAGTGCTCATAATAGTTTCTGGTGTGTACCAGGAATGAAGGGGCATAACCGTAGTAGAGTTGATGAAACGTGGTAGATTGAATACGTTCCATGAGAAAAGAGACTCTTTGCATGGGCAAGTAGTAGCAAGAGCCTCTCTTGTTTTGCCTCTGTCAGGAGGAATCTCGACTCAGGAAACACGATTGACAAGTCTATTATCCGGAATCAATCAAAAGGAACATATCGGGAGATGCTTAAGTATCATTCTTTAAGAGACAAGGTATTCAGTCTGAGAAACCTTTATGCGGCTTTTGGGCACGTAAAGAAGAATAAAGGCAAGGCTGGTCTCGACAGGGTAAGTATTAAGCAGTTTGAAAGTGACCTTGAGAATAATCTACAAGCTATTCACAAGGAACTGAAAACCGCCATATACAACCCTGCGCCCGTCTTAAGGGTCTACATTCCCAAAGGCAGGCATGACAAGAGACCTCTTGGCATTCCCATTGTCAAGGACAGGGTAGTACAGCAGGCGTTCAGACAAATCATAGAGCCAATATTCGAGAAAGAATTCTCAGATAACAGCTTTGGATTTCGTCCAAACAGATGCTGTCATGATGCTATCAAACGGATTGAACAGTATAAGCAGCAAGGGTATCGGAACATTTTGGACGCCGATATAAAGGCGTTCTATGATACCATACCTCACAAGCTTATCATGAACTCCTTGCGTGAGAAAATTGCTGACGGATGGGTTTTGAACAGTATCGAGAACATGCTCAAGGCAGGGGTCATGGAGAACGGCATCGTGCATGAGACAAATCAAGGCACTCCGCAAGGAGGCGTCATATCTCCCTTGCTTGCAAACCTTATCGGTGACATCATCGACAAGGAGCTTGAAAAGGCAGGATATAAATTTGTCCGCTATGCCGATGACTTCGTTGTCATGACTAAAACAAAAGAAGAACTCCCTGCCGCCCTTCAGTACGTCAAAGAAATCATCGAAGGGAAACTTGAAATGAAGCTGAGCGAGGATAAAACCAGGCTCACCAACTTCAAACGAGGCTTCCGGTTTCTCGGATATAATTTCATGGGCAAGAACAAGGGTATAAGCATGAAATCCCTGGACAAACTCAAGGACGCCGTCAGAGACATCACCAAACGCACACAAGGCGTCAACCTGCAAGCCGTCATTGATACATTAAATCCTGCCATAAGGGGACATGTCAACTATTTTCGGCTGGGCAATGTACAAACGGTATATCGCTCGTCAGACTGCTGGGTACGCATGAGACTGAGAAGTTTCAAGTTTTCGAGAAAATGGAAAACTGACAACAAACGTTTCCCGGTACACCGATTCTTTAAGATGGGGTTACTCTCATTTGAAAGAGAATTTCTTAAGGCACGTGCAAAGGCATGATAGTTTACTTTTCTCTGCTCCAGAGCAACACTATGGGGTCGCTAACTACGGGAAAGCCGTATGGTTTAAAAGGATACTTTGTCACGTTGTCCAAAGTATCTGGCGACGATTGGGGGTTGGAGGCGATTCGCCTCCTTCCTACCAGCTAACCCGACTTTCGCAATTCGAGGGGTATACAACCCGCTAAGCCAGGAAAATCAAGGGGTCATGTAAAAAGGTCGGCACTACAGGCCGACCTGTCCGGATGCGTAAACCTTGGGCGGCGGTTGTTCAGGAAGCGTTAATCCCAACTGCGCCAAAAGGAGTAAAACGTCCTTCTCCGGCTGGGTATAACGGCTCATGACAATATGACGGCCATCCGTGGTCGGTAAATGAACGTCTATCATTTGAATGCCCGACAGTTTTTCCAAAATCGCTTCAGACGTCAGCCCTCCGGCCCTCCCCGCGCAAGATTGCGCAGTGTCGTGTGGAGACAAAAAGCCAAAAAGGAAACAAAGATATGGGCTTCAATTCTCCGTTCCAATTGATGCCATAGGGGGCGGACGGAAAGAGACCCCTTCAAGTCCTTAAATGCCTGTTCTATCCGCGTCAACAGCAAATAATTTTCCCAGACGGTTTCTGGCGCGGCGGCCTGCATGTTGGAACGAAGCAAATAACGCCCCTCGCGCCGATACGCCTGCCTCAGGCGTTCCCGATCCAAACTGAACCGGAACGTATTCTCATTGACCGGTTCCTGCGGTTTGGGAATGGAGATCGTGACCAGTCTGTAGTCTCGTCCGGCTTCTTTCTTTAACGCGCCAATATGCATGAGCAGGTCATCGCGCGTGAGGGCTTTTCGATTGCGAAGTTCGCGCAGGCCCATCCACAAACGTCTGAGTCTGCGCCTACGCATGGCACGCTCCTTAGACACCCGGTCATGGCTTTCCACGTAAACGTAAAACTCCGATTCCTGCCGAAGAACTTTCACGCGGACACTCTCCCTCGCCTGCATCCAGGTTTGTTCGAGCAACGGTTTTTCTACTCGCGTCAAATGTCCCTTCGGAGTCCCAACCAAATAATCAATCCCGCGCTCACGCATCTTTTCCAACATCTCCTCCGTTGGAATACCGCGATCCATAAGCCAGGTGCGCCGGAATTTCCCATACTGCTTTTCAATCCGATCCAGAAATTCCTCCAGCGTTGCGGTGTCTCTGGTATTGCCCGGATACACTTCGTAGGCCACGGGAAATCCTTCCGGCGTTAACACCAATGCCACTACCACCTGCACGCAATCCGAACGTTTGTCCCGGCTATATCCAAACCGTTTCTTACTCCCCGATCCAGTCGGAGGTGGGTCACTTTCAAAATACGTACTCGTCAAATCATACAGCAGCACATCGTACTTCGCCCCAAAGAGTTTTCCCCACTTCTCCTTTAAATAGGCAAACAGCTCGTCCCGATGCTCAAGCAACAAATCCAAACAACGATACGCCTTGTCCTTCTGCGCCAGGGAATAATCCTCTCCCAGCAGATCGCCTGTTGCGCTCCGCACGTACCACTCACGGTGAAAACGAAATTCGCTTCCCGGATCGATCAACCGGTAACAGACAAGCGCCTTCAGTATATTCAACCAGCTTGTCCCCTTCCGGCTTGACGGCAGACGCATCCTCCAGAATGTGTCCAGTTCCAGCATATTCCATAGCGCGGCACAGCCGCAACCAAATTTCCTTTATGAAAGCGGGGAGATTGCTTCGGAAAAGGCCCTCGCAATGACACCGGCCATGCACTTTGATGGTACACTGCATGTTGTCATTGCGAGTGAAGCGAAGCAATCTTTCACTCATAAAAAACGGTACCTCCTGAAAGGGGTTTGTGAAAAAACTCACAGAA from Candidatus Brocadia sp. includes these protein-coding regions:
- the ltrA gene encoding group II intron reverse transcriptase/maturase is translated as MLKYHSLRDKVFSLRNLYAAFGHVKKNKGKAGLDRVSIKQFESDLENNLQAIHKELKTAIYNPAPVLRVYIPKGRHDKRPLGIPIVKDRVVQQAFRQIIEPIFEKEFSDNSFGFRPNRCCHDAIKRIEQYKQQGYRNILDADIKAFYDTIPHKLIMNSLREKIADGWVLNSIENMLKAGVMENGIVHETNQGTPQGGVISPLLANLIGDIIDKELEKAGYKFVRYADDFVVMTKTKEELPAALQYVKEIIEGKLEMKLSEDKTRLTNFKRGFRFLGYNFMGKNKGISMKSLDKLKDAVRDITKRTQGVNLQAVIDTLNPAIRGHVNYFRLGNVQTVYRSSDCWVRMRLRSFKFSRKWKTDNKRFPVHRFFKMGLLSFEREFLKARAKA
- a CDS encoding IS1634 family transposase → MLELDTFWRMRLPSSRKGTSWLNILKALVCYRLIDPGSEFRFHREWYVRSATGDLLGEDYSLAQKDKAYRCLDLLLEHRDELFAYLKEKWGKLFGAKYDVLLYDLTSTYFESDPPPTGSGSKKRFGYSRDKRSDCVQVVVALVLTPEGFPVAYEVYPGNTRDTATLEEFLDRIEKQYGKFRRTWLMDRGIPTEEMLEKMRERGIDYLVGTPKGHLTRVEKPLLEQTWMQARESVRVKVLRQESEFYVYVESHDRVSKERAMRRRRLRRLWMGLRELRNRKALTRDDLLMHIGALKKEAGRDYRLVTISIPKPQEPVNENTFRFSLDRERLRQAYRREGRYLLRSNMQAAAPETVWENYLLLTRIEQAFKDLKGSLSVRPLWHQLERRIEAHIFVSFLAFCLHTTLRNLARGGPEG